The following proteins come from a genomic window of Plutella xylostella chromosome 22, ilPluXylo3.1, whole genome shotgun sequence:
- the LOC105384369 gene encoding zinc metalloproteinase nas-4-like, with protein MFRLVLVACALGVAAAGPSIVRTREEIQEFRSFLESTRNEDGQFTARTARNPLANAEENSGKYQGDIVLDDFMIESMLQEFAMGRNAYIFPNTKWPNDTVVWELGEGEFGPLQTAAIEAGIKDIEDNTCIKFRKREPEDVNYVRLTGGSGGCYASVGYFETRGVHTLNLARNNPGEGCFRHATIVHEFLHILGFLHMQSTYNRDDYVRIATENLRPGTEHNFDIYTSELVSNLEVEYDYVSCLHYGPYGFSINGEPTIVALREHEGVMGQRVYITDKDWLRVNRHYNCPGAWD; from the coding sequence ATGTTTCGTTTAGTGTTGGTAGCTTGCGCGCTCGGCGTGGCCGCGGCTGGGCCTTCCATCGTCCGCACCAGAGAGGAGATCCAAGAGTTCAGGAGCTTCCTCGAGAGCACCAGGAACGAAGATGGCCAGTTCACAGCCAGAACAGCCCGCAACCCCCTCGCCAACGCAGAGGAGAACAGCGGCAAGTACCAGGGAGACATCGTCCTCGACGACTTCATGATCGAGAGCATGCTTCAAGAATTCGCGATGGGCCGCAACGCCTACATCTTCCCTAACACCAAGTGGCCCAACGACACCGTCGTCTGGGAGCTCGGGGAAGGCGAGTTCGGTCCCCTGCAGACCGCCGCCATCGAAGCTGGCATCAAGGATATTGAAGACAACACTTGCATCAAGTTCCGCAAGCGCGAGCCGGAGGATGTCAACTACGTGCGTTTAACTGGCGGGAGCGGCGGCTGCTACGCCAGTGTTGGGTACTTCGAGACCCGCGGCGTCCACACTCTGAACCTGGCTCGCAACAACCCCGGCGAGGGCTGCTTCCGCCACGCCACCATCGTGCACGAGTTCCTGCACATCCTCGGCTTCCTCCACATGCAGTCCACCTACAACCGCGACGACTACGTCAGAATCGCCACCGAGAACCTCCGTCCCGGCACTGAGCACAACTTCGACATCTACACGTCTGAGTTGGTGAGCAACTTGGAGGTCGAGTACGACTACGTGAGTTGTCTGCACTACGGGCCCTACGGCTTCTCCATCAACGGAGAGCCCACTATTGTCGCTCTGAGGGAGCACGAGGGAGTGATGGGCCAGCGCGTGTACATCACCGACAAGGACTGGCTGCGCGTCAACCGACACTACAACTGCCCTGGCGCTTGGGACTGA